TTGCGACGTATGCGGCTGCGCTTGGCACAATCTCTAGAAGGGTGAGGGAGCGGATATGGAAATTCGGGCTGAAGAAATCAGTCAAATTATTCGCCGTCAAATCGAGAACTACGGCAAGACCGTAGCGAGCGAGGAAGTCGGGGAAATTATTTATGTCGGAGATGGTATTGCGCGACTCCATGGCCTGGAGAAGGCGATGGCAGGAGAACTGCTCGATTTTCCGCATGGGATCCGTGGTGTGGTGTTGAACCTCGAAGAAGACAACGTCGGCGCTGCGATCATGGGCGAAGATGTTGAACTCCGCGAAGGCGATGTCGTGCGCCGGACGGGCCGCATTGCGGAAGTTCCGGTCGGTGAAGCGGTGGTGGGTCGTGTAGTCGATGCCCTCGGAGAACCGGTAGATGGCTTAGGCGAACTGCGTACGACGGAACGGCGGCAAATCGAATTGAAGGCGCCGGGGATTGTCGCACGCCGCAGCGTCTGTGAGCCGTTGCAAACGGGCTTGAAGGCAATCGATGCGATGACGCCGATCGGGCGTGGACAGCGCGAATTAATTATCGGCGATCGTCAGACCGGCAAAACGGCCATTGCGATCGATACGATTATTAATCAGCGCGGTTTGGGCGTGTATTGTTTCTACGTTGCAGTAGGGCAGAAGGCCTCAACGGTCGCTCGCGTAGTCGATAAACTGAAGAGTGCTGGGGCGATGGAATACACGACGGTGATTGTCGCGAGTGCCTCCGACCCGGCTCCGTTGCAGTTTTTGGCACCGTATAGCGGTTGTGCGATGGCCGAATATTTTCGTGATTCCGGGCGGCACGCATTGATTATCTACGATGATCTTTCGAAGCACGCGGTCGCATATCGACAACTGTCTTTATTGCTCCGTCGTCCGCCGGGACGCGAGGCATTTCCTGGAGACGTTTTTTATCTCCACTCGCGGTTGTTGGAACGCGCGGCGAAGCTAAGCGACCAAAAAGGGGGCGGATCTCTGACGGCGTTGCCGATCATTGAAACGCAGGCGAGTGACGTGACCGCCTATATTCCGACGAATGTCATTTCCATCACTGACGGTCAAATTTATCTCGAAGCGGATCTTTTTTATTCCGGCGTGCGTCCGGCCATTAACGTTGGGCTCTCGGTGTCGCGCGTCGGCGGGGCGGCACAAATTAAGGCCATGAAGCAAGTTGCCGGAACGATGCGGCTGGAGCTGGCGCAATATCGTGAATTGGCGGCCTTTGCTCAATTCGGCTCAGATCTCGATGCCGCGACGCGCCGACAACTCGACCGTGGCGCACGGCTGGTAGAACTGTTGAAGCAGAATCAGTATGTCCCAATGTCTGTCGAAATGCAGGTCGTGGAAATTTACGCGGGCACGAGCGGCGTGCTCGATGACGTGCCGGTCCCTCATGTGCGCCGTTTCTTGGAAGAGCTCAATAAATTTGTCACGAATCGTCATTCGGTGCTGTTGCAGACGATTCGGGAGCGGAAGGCGTTAGACGATGCGTTGAAGCAGCAGATCACGACGGTGTTGAAAGAATTTAAACACCAATTTGTACACTAAGCCATGGCGACACTGAAATCGATCCGGAAGCGCATTGCTTCCGTCAAAAATACGCAAAAAGTGACACGCGCGATGCAAATGATCGCTGCAGCACGGCTGCGTCGCGCGCAACATGCGGCGTTGAACGCTCGTGCGTATGCGAAGCATGCCTATGAAGTGGCGTTGCGGATTGCCGCCCAGTCAGGCGCTGGTGCACATCCCTATTTGCAAACGCGCAAAGACGTCCGTGTGCAGGAATTCTTGGTGTTGACCTCCGATCGTGGTCTCTGTGGCGGATTTAATGAAAATCTGGTCCGCCAGCTCATCACGGAGTGGAAGCAAGTTGAAGAGTGCGGAGTGAGGATTCACTGTACCATGATCGGTCGTAAGGGGCGGGACGCGTTGAAGGCGCGTGGACATGCGGTGCGCGAAGCGATGGTTGGGTTTTATGAGCAGATTGCGATGGCGAAAGTCTTGCCCGTCGTAGAATCGTTAGCGCAACGGTATTTGCGGGGGGAAGTGGATCATGTCGTGTTGGTTTACAACCGCTTTCGTTCCATGCTGGC
This region of Deltaproteobacteria bacterium genomic DNA includes:
- a CDS encoding F0F1 ATP synthase subunit alpha; this encodes MEIRAEEISQIIRRQIENYGKTVASEEVGEIIYVGDGIARLHGLEKAMAGELLDFPHGIRGVVLNLEEDNVGAAIMGEDVELREGDVVRRTGRIAEVPVGEAVVGRVVDALGEPVDGLGELRTTERRQIELKAPGIVARRSVCEPLQTGLKAIDAMTPIGRGQRELIIGDRQTGKTAIAIDTIINQRGLGVYCFYVAVGQKASTVARVVDKLKSAGAMEYTTVIVASASDPAPLQFLAPYSGCAMAEYFRDSGRHALIIYDDLSKHAVAYRQLSLLLRRPPGREAFPGDVFYLHSRLLERAAKLSDQKGGGSLTALPIIETQASDVTAYIPTNVISITDGQIYLEADLFYSGVRPAINVGLSVSRVGGAAQIKAMKQVAGTMRLELAQYRELAAFAQFGSDLDAATRRQLDRGARLVELLKQNQYVPMSVEMQVVEIYAGTSGVLDDVPVPHVRRFLEELNKFVTNRHSVLLQTIRERKALDDALKQQITTVLKEFKHQFVH
- the atpG gene encoding ATP synthase F1 subunit gamma → MATLKSIRKRIASVKNTQKVTRAMQMIAAARLRRAQHAALNARAYAKHAYEVALRIAAQSGAGAHPYLQTRKDVRVQEFLVLTSDRGLCGGFNENLVRQLITEWKQVEECGVRIHCTMIGRKGRDALKARGHAVREAMVGFYEQIAMAKVLPVVESLAQRYLRGEVDHVVLVYNRFRSMLAQDVTIEPLLPLVSTTKDQISAVDYLYEPSKPEVVSRLLERAVATRVYQACLESIAGELAARMTAMDSATKNAKEMIAGLTMQLNRARQASITRELLDIVNGAEALKK